In Arcanobacterium wilhelmae, the following are encoded in one genomic region:
- a CDS encoding GDSL-type esterase/lipase family protein, translated as MGSLQTHPRFGALPQAILAVTASLGMIATSAPASALPSAPTTTVTQPASSSSTHENSMFDALKVQAKLVASFTGEDATFTGKAKKLDGAQLAGLTRGTVFLRFKADPAHRENQVLLGLHKTGTTPALTRDNSRAQFYLKPGEGKIRYEIPPIQAEKEANIFDGKWHMVAITAGDAKTGRITVDGTEIYHFTNATYAGLFEKLSADVVAVGGHLTDAGETLFGFHGEISDVLVTGTNISDDAAQTITRAGALDPAQAAAEKANASIGTAKGELFTDAPDNSWVFTGGENVAGGFAQTRGARHYVGQFEEYVRWTKAGVAPFGNEQKEQRMQRYTTNLGKAGNTLATVNAQFGTVAALAPKAVSYLVQPDDYAGGLEALEAQLATFIKKAHSLGEGRFAVIESPFGGQPQATKVLETIRKVAAASADPAHVAVVDHTRTSVAATPTAANHRDLARDLARDVYGSDAEFPNTKPNLTAREEAAPTSYLTQAPTAKLVGGKLHLTLATEGSWIHTITPRDRNIFSPLASQLEVTAKAGADVVVPGLPTEGTVRVVTRSADGATQLATIDVDLTTGHATPVSTAGNGALAAKLAGKKPLRWLFIGDSITHGAWHTWGYDSVPQITEDYLHGQLGRAGDVVVNTAVSGATAEKTLANAASRVDAYAAGADVVAIQLGTNDAQVAGMSVDKFAQQMREIVARVKAASPGATIVLRTPPPSDDGNWKGVEPYAKRVITLAKELGVELVDQYTPWREAANTYPWLLAAGDEKANTQFLMGGGVAIHPGYNGQRLMAQLFLDKLGVWTPDSAQAQLRYQMPIKARAASTPLAGAVADGVVRVETAAVSGAGEVAVRVGAKDGSWGVTKVVPAGQEAVFEGLDVATGVVASATAYERDSAAQVTYRVMGEGIAKREVVTANLHTEPSAALGITDMTERAAIVEREEGKIYYRIPALTATPGGDLIAAFDERPLSAGDDTWQKKVTTGYNGKNWMGFIGPKWKNGEDSPNPNSIVQYRSTDNGKTWTKEGNVCSGVPTDVRADFTGCSDPSYVVDWESGKIFNFHVRSYDAGIQESQYGTDPSRRDVVHVEVSESRDDGRTWTSKVITDVVTPGNSAQWRFAASGQGIQIRNGKHAGRLVQQFTLANELRGDQRAFSLYSDDGGDTWTPGKPVGTKMDENKVVELSDGSLLMTSRDKNGPANGSGQRWQTISRDGGETWGEVTRMPDVVDGKTNGQIVRAWPLAKADDPRAKVLIFANAQSITGSNATQQNNDRSNGTVWVSTNDGASWTPKVFNTGSTGYVTIAVQHDGRIGMLSEDGTSQHKEHGIYYRSFGLEWVKGMPEVVVAAEKANPRVMPALTLEKPSVVPAKKLEKPSVMPALPLEPPSTRPALPLEPPAVVPAKKLEKPIVSVPWTQLVPATPVQPAKPAKPAKPAKPAKPAKPAKPAKPAKPHVSVLSWSVEFVHPMPSLALWTGRPHWAGTPAWGRVPGWQSTPHWTQVTDLFDTPFWAPESHWMETPRWSHASRWTSTARWGQRVQWTRPWDAQGWSSCRVNRNMFAPVTPLRIELVQPNPFGMNVGWGFANPWF; from the coding sequence ATGGGCTCGTTGCAAACACACCCGCGCTTCGGCGCACTCCCCCAGGCAATCCTCGCCGTGACAGCCAGCCTCGGCATGATCGCAACCAGCGCACCAGCGTCGGCGCTCCCCTCCGCGCCCACGACGACGGTCACCCAACCCGCGTCCAGCTCCTCAACACACGAAAACTCCATGTTCGACGCACTGAAGGTGCAGGCGAAACTTGTTGCGTCGTTCACCGGTGAGGACGCAACGTTCACCGGCAAAGCGAAGAAGCTCGACGGCGCACAACTTGCTGGCCTCACGCGCGGCACCGTTTTCCTCCGCTTCAAGGCAGACCCGGCCCACCGCGAAAACCAAGTCCTCCTCGGACTCCACAAAACTGGCACTACACCCGCCCTCACACGCGACAACTCGCGCGCACAGTTCTACCTCAAGCCCGGCGAAGGCAAGATCCGCTACGAGATTCCGCCGATCCAGGCCGAAAAAGAGGCAAACATTTTCGACGGCAAATGGCACATGGTGGCCATCACCGCGGGCGACGCCAAAACCGGGCGCATCACCGTTGACGGCACCGAGATCTACCACTTCACCAACGCCACCTACGCTGGCTTGTTCGAGAAGCTGAGCGCCGACGTCGTGGCTGTGGGTGGGCACCTGACCGACGCCGGCGAGACCCTCTTCGGCTTCCACGGCGAAATCTCCGACGTGCTGGTGACCGGCACAAACATCTCCGACGACGCCGCTCAAACCATCACTCGCGCCGGTGCGCTCGACCCGGCTCAAGCCGCAGCTGAGAAAGCCAATGCTTCGATCGGCACTGCAAAGGGCGAGCTCTTTACCGACGCGCCGGACAACTCGTGGGTGTTTACCGGCGGCGAGAACGTGGCCGGCGGGTTCGCCCAGACCCGCGGAGCACGTCACTACGTGGGGCAGTTCGAGGAGTACGTGCGCTGGACGAAGGCTGGCGTTGCCCCATTCGGTAATGAGCAAAAAGAGCAGCGCATGCAGCGCTACACCACTAATCTCGGCAAGGCAGGTAACACGCTTGCCACAGTGAACGCCCAGTTTGGCACAGTCGCAGCGCTCGCCCCAAAGGCCGTGTCCTACCTGGTCCAGCCCGACGATTACGCTGGCGGGCTCGAGGCGCTCGAAGCCCAACTCGCCACGTTCATCAAGAAGGCACACAGCCTCGGCGAGGGCCGATTTGCGGTGATCGAAAGCCCCTTCGGTGGGCAGCCCCAGGCAACGAAAGTTCTCGAGACGATACGGAAAGTCGCGGCCGCGAGCGCCGACCCTGCCCACGTGGCGGTGGTTGATCACACGCGCACCAGCGTCGCCGCGACGCCAACCGCGGCGAACCACCGCGACCTCGCGCGCGATCTCGCGCGCGACGTCTACGGTAGCGACGCCGAGTTCCCGAACACCAAACCAAACCTGACCGCTCGTGAAGAAGCCGCACCGACGTCGTACCTGACGCAGGCACCAACGGCGAAACTCGTCGGCGGAAAGCTCCACCTGACGCTCGCCACAGAAGGCTCGTGGATCCATACGATCACGCCACGCGATCGCAACATTTTCTCCCCGCTCGCCTCGCAACTCGAAGTGACGGCGAAAGCCGGCGCCGACGTCGTCGTGCCCGGTCTGCCCACCGAAGGTACCGTGCGTGTGGTGACCCGCTCCGCCGACGGTGCCACACAACTCGCCACCATCGACGTCGATCTCACAACCGGCCACGCGACGCCGGTGAGCACCGCTGGAAACGGCGCGCTCGCTGCGAAACTCGCTGGCAAGAAGCCGCTGCGTTGGCTCTTCATCGGTGATTCGATCACCCACGGCGCCTGGCACACGTGGGGTTACGATTCGGTTCCGCAAATCACCGAAGACTACCTCCACGGGCAGCTCGGCCGCGCGGGCGACGTCGTGGTGAACACGGCAGTTTCCGGTGCGACCGCGGAAAAGACGCTTGCGAACGCCGCTTCGCGTGTGGATGCCTACGCGGCCGGCGCCGACGTCGTCGCGATCCAGCTCGGCACCAACGACGCACAGGTTGCCGGAATGAGCGTGGACAAGTTCGCCCAGCAGATGCGCGAAATCGTTGCGCGCGTGAAGGCGGCCAGCCCGGGCGCCACGATTGTGCTGCGTACGCCTCCGCCGTCGGACGACGGCAACTGGAAGGGCGTGGAACCGTATGCAAAGCGCGTGATCACGCTCGCGAAGGAACTCGGCGTGGAACTTGTGGACCAGTACACGCCCTGGCGCGAAGCCGCAAACACGTACCCGTGGCTACTGGCCGCAGGTGACGAGAAGGCTAACACCCAGTTCCTCATGGGTGGCGGGGTTGCGATCCACCCGGGCTACAACGGCCAGCGCCTCATGGCGCAACTCTTCCTCGACAAGCTCGGCGTATGGACGCCCGATTCGGCGCAGGCTCAGCTGCGCTACCAGATGCCGATCAAGGCTCGGGCTGCGAGCACGCCGCTCGCAGGTGCCGTGGCCGACGGCGTGGTGCGCGTGGAAACCGCCGCTGTTTCCGGCGCAGGCGAAGTCGCCGTGAGGGTCGGTGCGAAAGACGGCTCGTGGGGCGTGACGAAAGTTGTGCCGGCCGGCCAGGAAGCCGTGTTCGAGGGGCTCGACGTGGCCACCGGCGTCGTCGCCTCCGCAACCGCCTACGAGCGCGACTCAGCCGCGCAGGTCACCTACCGCGTGATGGGCGAAGGCATCGCGAAGCGCGAAGTTGTTACCGCGAACTTGCACACAGAGCCGTCGGCTGCGCTGGGGATCACGGACATGACCGAGCGGGCGGCGATAGTTGAGCGCGAAGAAGGAAAGATCTACTACCGGATCCCCGCGCTTACCGCGACGCCGGGCGGCGACCTCATCGCAGCGTTCGACGAGCGCCCGCTCTCGGCAGGAGACGACACCTGGCAAAAGAAGGTCACCACCGGTTATAACGGCAAGAACTGGATGGGATTCATCGGCCCGAAGTGGAAGAACGGCGAAGACTCCCCCAACCCCAACTCCATCGTCCAGTACCGCTCCACCGACAACGGCAAAACCTGGACTAAGGAAGGCAACGTCTGCTCCGGCGTGCCCACCGACGTGCGTGCCGACTTCACCGGCTGCTCCGACCCGTCCTACGTGGTGGACTGGGAAAGCGGGAAGATCTTCAACTTCCACGTGCGCTCCTACGACGCCGGAATCCAGGAATCGCAGTACGGAACCGACCCGTCGCGTCGAGACGTGGTCCACGTGGAGGTGAGCGAATCCCGCGACGACGGGCGCACCTGGACTTCCAAGGTGATCACCGACGTCGTGACGCCGGGGAACAGTGCGCAGTGGAGGTTCGCCGCCTCCGGACAAGGCATTCAGATCCGCAACGGGAAGCACGCCGGCCGGTTGGTACAGCAGTTCACGCTCGCGAACGAACTCCGGGGTGACCAGCGCGCCTTCTCGCTCTACTCCGACGACGGCGGCGACACCTGGACGCCAGGAAAGCCTGTTGGCACGAAAATGGACGAGAACAAGGTGGTCGAGCTGTCGGACGGCTCACTGCTGATGACCTCGCGCGACAAGAACGGGCCCGCAAACGGCTCCGGCCAGCGCTGGCAAACGATCTCCCGCGACGGCGGCGAAACATGGGGCGAAGTGACCCGCATGCCCGACGTCGTCGATGGAAAAACCAACGGGCAGATCGTGCGCGCCTGGCCGCTTGCGAAAGCCGATGATCCGCGCGCCAAGGTGCTGATCTTCGCGAACGCGCAGAGCATCACTGGCTCGAACGCAACTCAGCAAAACAACGATCGTTCCAACGGAACCGTGTGGGTCTCCACCAACGACGGTGCCAGCTGGACACCCAAAGTATTCAACACCGGCTCAACCGGCTATGTCACCATCGCCGTACAACACGACGGACGCATCGGCATGCTCTCCGAAGACGGCACCAGCCAGCACAAGGAGCACGGCATCTACTACCGCTCGTTCGGGCTCGAATGGGTGAAGGGGATGCCAGAGGTTGTTGTGGCCGCCGAGAAGGCGAACCCGCGCGTGATGCCTGCGCTGACGTTGGAAAAGCCTTCCGTGGTGCCGGCAAAGAAGCTTGAGAAGCCGTCGGTGATGCCGGCATTGCCACTCGAGCCGCCGAGCACTCGCCCAGCGTTGCCACTCGAGCCGCCCGCCGTCGTGCCGGCAAAGAAGCTGGAGAAGCCGATCGTCAGCGTTCCGTGGACGCAGCTCGTGCCAGCGACGCCGGTTCAGCCCGCTAAGCCTGCTAAGCCTGCTAAGCCAGCAAAGCCAGCAAAGCCAGCAAAGCCAGCTAAACCTGCCAAGCCCGCGAAGCCTCACGTGTCTGTGCTTTCGTGGAGCGTGGAGTTTGTGCATCCCATGCCGAGTCTGGCTCTGTGGACCGGTCGGCCGCACTGGGCGGGCACGCCCGCTTGGGGACGCGTGCCTGGTTGGCAAAGCACGCCGCACTGGACCCAGGTGACGGATCTGTTCGACACACCATTCTGGGCGCCGGAGTCGCACTGGATGGAGACCCCACGTTGGAGCCATGCGTCGCGTTGGACGAGCACTGCGCGTTGGGGCCAGCGCGTTCAGTGGACCAGGCCGTGGGATGCGCAGGGCTGGAGCTCGTGCCGCGTGAACCGCAACATGTTCGCACCGGTGACGCCTTTGCGAATCGAACTTGTGCAGCCGAACCCTTTCGGAATGAACGTCGGCTGGGGATTCGCTAACCCCTGGTTCTGA
- a CDS encoding Abi family protein, giving the protein MTNFEEFIPEPRLRPYREAAVGDESQALALYRWSHLMASSCWTVIAHFEVLLRHRIDQVLSEHCSDADTRIPWFFRVDVLKESERKTVATVIDSLRGRNTNPTKKKDQKHGEVDTRYYNGDQLIAGLSFGFWTQLFKTGYEDLFRSVLSRAFLGDGENEDYVTRKQVSSDLESVRQFRNRVAHHDSLVHVPIFDEMERIFRLVRALNPEAERWIRDVSDWEAVFGERPLRRNDTVVVAANVAWDVYVETSKKFGVGFYVVQPGRFFRDVDNLAFYEKQEIHRDVPAILRVVDNVEWTLQNAERRKRSKEKYDPKIGEFIEWTFAEGASYEWPSGRYKIFVLTPAGADDSKRRQGPRHVRLRKKLPHERRGAGSAFTRGWRYVSLDKLKVARDTSDLVARQSDVAADE; this is encoded by the coding sequence ATGACTAATTTCGAGGAATTCATCCCGGAGCCACGGCTTCGGCCGTATCGTGAGGCGGCCGTGGGGGACGAGAGTCAGGCGCTCGCTCTCTACCGTTGGAGTCACTTGATGGCCTCGTCTTGTTGGACTGTGATTGCGCATTTTGAAGTGTTGCTTCGCCATCGGATCGATCAGGTGCTCAGTGAGCATTGTTCGGACGCTGATACGAGAATTCCATGGTTTTTCCGAGTGGATGTGCTCAAAGAATCTGAGCGCAAGACTGTTGCAACTGTCATCGATAGTCTTCGTGGCAGAAACACTAATCCAACGAAAAAGAAAGATCAAAAACATGGTGAGGTTGATACGCGTTATTACAACGGCGACCAACTGATCGCAGGGCTGTCATTTGGATTTTGGACACAACTATTCAAAACGGGGTACGAGGATCTATTCCGTAGTGTCCTCAGCCGAGCTTTTCTTGGTGACGGTGAAAATGAAGATTATGTGACGCGAAAACAAGTGAGTAGCGATCTTGAAAGTGTTCGCCAGTTTAGGAACAGGGTCGCGCATCACGATTCCCTTGTTCATGTGCCCATTTTTGATGAGATGGAGAGGATTTTTCGTTTAGTACGCGCGCTTAACCCCGAGGCAGAACGGTGGATCCGAGATGTTTCGGATTGGGAAGCGGTGTTCGGAGAACGCCCACTGAGACGCAACGATACTGTGGTTGTAGCTGCAAACGTTGCGTGGGATGTGTATGTGGAAACTTCAAAGAAATTTGGCGTGGGGTTCTACGTTGTTCAGCCAGGAAGATTTTTCCGTGATGTTGACAATCTGGCTTTCTATGAGAAGCAGGAGATTCATCGTGACGTGCCGGCGATTCTCCGGGTTGTGGACAATGTTGAGTGGACCCTTCAGAACGCGGAGAGGCGGAAGCGTTCTAAAGAAAAATACGATCCGAAGATTGGAGAATTTATCGAGTGGACTTTCGCAGAAGGTGCTTCCTATGAATGGCCCTCGGGGCGGTACAAGATTTTTGTGCTGACACCGGCTGGGGCAGACGATTCCAAGCGACGCCAAGGGCCGCGTCACGTTCGTCTGCGCAAGAAACTTCCGCATGAGCGCCGTGGCGCGGGCTCGGCATTTACACGAGGATGGCGTTACGTTTCGCTTGACAAGCTGAAGGTGGCTCGTGATACGAGCGACTTGGTGGCTAGGCAGAGTGACGTGGCGGCAGATGAATGA
- the brnQ gene encoding branched-chain amino acid transport system II carrier protein, whose translation MRTLLVSGLALFAMFFGAGNLILPTMIGVNAGEAAWVAAFGFLITGVALPALSMIAYSTKRAGEPHIGGRIGRHLGPLLVLLVFLSCGMLYGIPRVAAVSFEMSVAPVLGEGANVVLAQALFLAVFFAIAFLAVLRPNQLVNRIGLGLTPVLMLLLVALIIGAFQVAPAGHPVTADFQAAPVATGVIQGYFTMDAIAAIVFGGVIYSAMEADGRHGASLRRGMAGAAAVAAGMLALVYLGLVRVGMVGAGDNGAAVLSNVAKQLFGSNGQLVFGLIVSLACLTTVLGLLGASTQYFHRIFPQVSTRVWLVVHVLVAFALANLGLTKILAVVAPLNQLLYPVAICLVLVALLEMGLGRKLTWAYYLPAWVSAVLAVLEALNSTGLAVFAPLRTFLNFFPLGAYQVAWLVPALVALVVGLVLDFRSNPEVLADEPVRLNDDLTTPVSA comes from the coding sequence ATGCGCACTCTGCTGGTTTCTGGCCTTGCACTGTTTGCCATGTTCTTCGGGGCGGGCAACTTGATCCTTCCCACAATGATTGGAGTTAATGCCGGTGAGGCTGCCTGGGTGGCAGCCTTCGGCTTCCTGATTACGGGCGTGGCGTTGCCGGCACTGTCGATGATTGCGTACTCGACGAAGCGTGCGGGCGAGCCACATATTGGTGGGCGTATCGGCCGCCATCTCGGCCCGCTTCTCGTTCTGCTTGTGTTCCTTTCGTGTGGAATGCTCTACGGCATCCCGCGAGTGGCTGCGGTGAGCTTCGAGATGTCGGTGGCGCCGGTTCTCGGCGAGGGTGCGAACGTTGTACTCGCTCAAGCCTTGTTCCTTGCGGTGTTCTTCGCGATCGCGTTCCTTGCGGTTTTGCGCCCGAACCAGCTGGTGAACCGCATCGGCCTGGGTCTGACCCCAGTTCTTATGTTGCTCCTGGTCGCACTGATCATCGGCGCGTTCCAGGTTGCTCCGGCCGGCCATCCGGTCACTGCCGATTTCCAGGCTGCGCCCGTCGCGACCGGCGTGATCCAGGGCTATTTCACGATGGACGCGATCGCCGCGATCGTGTTCGGCGGCGTAATTTACTCGGCGATGGAGGCGGATGGTCGTCACGGTGCGTCGTTGCGCCGCGGTATGGCTGGCGCGGCTGCGGTTGCGGCTGGCATGCTGGCGCTGGTGTACCTCGGGCTTGTACGCGTGGGAATGGTTGGCGCTGGCGATAACGGCGCTGCGGTTCTCTCGAACGTTGCCAAGCAGCTCTTCGGCTCGAATGGCCAACTGGTATTCGGCTTGATTGTGTCGCTCGCGTGCCTGACGACGGTGCTCGGCTTGCTCGGCGCCTCCACCCAGTACTTCCACCGGATTTTCCCGCAAGTTTCCACTCGTGTCTGGCTCGTGGTGCACGTGCTTGTGGCGTTCGCGCTGGCGAACCTGGGCCTGACCAAGATCCTCGCCGTGGTGGCTCCGCTCAACCAGCTGCTTTACCCGGTGGCGATCTGTCTGGTGCTGGTTGCGCTGCTCGAGATGGGGTTGGGGCGCAAGCTGACGTGGGCGTATTATCTGCCCGCGTGGGTGAGTGCGGTGCTCGCGGTTCTGGAGGCGCTGAATTCCACCGGTTTGGCTGTGTTCGCTCCGCTGCGCACGTTCCTTAATTTCTTCCCGCTTGGTGCGTACCAGGTGGCGTGGCTTGTGCCGGCCCTGGTTGCGTTGGTGGTTGGGCTGGTGCTCGATTTCCGCTCGAATCCGGAGGTTCTTGCCGACGAGCCCGTCCGTTTGAACGATGATCTCACGACGCCGGTGTCCGCCTGA
- a CDS encoding polysaccharide deacetylase family protein, whose translation MALTLRKHWLATLAALAVAAILVIQLAIPFVSAMTEKERRGINEIPGVTEKAVSLTIDDGPDPRFTPAILDTLKAKGAKATFFVVGTAAEKHPELIRRILAEGHEIANHTYTHPHFDKITPAQAREEIAQAKRVLAKFGVDAQWVRAPRGATTGATAQVLRNSGMRAAGWTIGVENNKPKGPEGRADRVMDAMFPGAIILAHDGRLDRSPTVATIPVLLDKLHDEGYRVVTLSQLAAMGH comes from the coding sequence ATGGCACTCACCCTGCGCAAACACTGGCTTGCAACGCTCGCAGCGCTCGCCGTGGCGGCAATTCTCGTAATCCAACTCGCCATCCCGTTCGTCAGCGCCATGACCGAAAAAGAACGGCGCGGAATCAACGAAATCCCGGGCGTCACCGAGAAAGCCGTCTCCCTCACCATCGACGACGGCCCCGATCCTCGCTTCACCCCTGCAATCCTCGACACACTCAAAGCAAAAGGCGCGAAAGCTACATTCTTCGTGGTCGGCACAGCCGCCGAAAAACACCCCGAACTTATCCGCCGAATCCTGGCCGAAGGCCACGAGATCGCCAACCACACCTACACCCACCCACACTTCGACAAAATTACTCCCGCGCAAGCTCGCGAAGAGATCGCGCAAGCCAAGCGAGTGCTCGCGAAATTCGGCGTCGACGCACAATGGGTGCGCGCGCCGCGCGGAGCAACCACCGGCGCGACGGCGCAGGTGCTGCGTAACTCAGGGATGAGAGCCGCGGGCTGGACCATCGGCGTCGAAAACAACAAGCCGAAAGGGCCCGAAGGCCGTGCAGACCGCGTCATGGACGCCATGTTCCCTGGCGCGATCATCCTCGCCCACGACGGGCGGCTCGACCGCTCCCCAACCGTCGCCACAATCCCCGTACTCCTCGACAAACTCCACGACGAAGGCTACCGAGTAGTGACGCTCAGCCAACTCGCTGCGATGGGCCACTGA
- the rpmG gene encoding 50S ribosomal protein L33 codes for MAKAADVRPIIKMVSTAGTGYTYVTKKNRRNTPDRLVLKKYDPMVGKHVEFKESR; via the coding sequence ATGGCAAAGGCAGCAGACGTCCGCCCGATCATCAAGATGGTCTCGACGGCGGGCACGGGTTACACCTACGTAACCAAGAAAAACCGTCGAAACACCCCGGATCGTCTCGTGCTCAAGAAGTACGACCCGATGGTGGGTAAGCATGTGGAGTTCAAGGAGTCGCGCTGA
- the rpmB gene encoding 50S ribosomal protein L28: MATYCQVTGRKPSFGKSVSHSHRRTNRRFDPNLQKKRFYVPSLRRTITLTVSTKGLKTIDSKGIDAVVAEMLRRGEKF, from the coding sequence ATGGCAACGTATTGCCAGGTCACCGGGCGTAAGCCCTCGTTCGGCAAGAGTGTTTCGCACTCCCATCGCCGTACCAACCGCCGTTTCGATCCGAATCTGCAGAAGAAGCGTTTCTATGTGCCCTCGCTGAGGCGCACGATCACGCTCACGGTCTCGACCAAGGGCTTGAAAACGATCGATTCGAAGGGCATCGACGCCGTCGTGGCAGAGATGCTCCGTCGCGGAGAAAAGTTTTAA
- the ykgO gene encoding type B 50S ribosomal protein L36, producing the protein MKVRASLKSLKNQPGSKVVRRRGKTYVINKLNPKFKGRQG; encoded by the coding sequence ATGAAGGTTCGTGCATCGCTCAAGAGTTTGAAGAACCAGCCCGGCTCGAAGGTTGTTCGCCGCCGTGGCAAAACATACGTGATTAACAAGTTGAACCCGAAGTTCAAGGGAAGGCAGGGCTGA
- the rpsN gene encoding 30S ribosomal protein S14, with protein MAKRSKIVADQRRREIVARYAERRAELKKRSVNPHLSEEERAEAMAALHALPRDASPTRLRNRDVVDGRPRGYLGKFGLSRVRFRKMALDGELPGVRKSSW; from the coding sequence ATGGCCAAACGGTCCAAGATCGTGGCTGACCAGCGCCGTCGCGAAATCGTCGCGCGCTACGCCGAGCGCCGCGCGGAGCTGAAGAAGCGCAGCGTCAACCCGCACCTGAGTGAGGAAGAGCGTGCCGAAGCGATGGCTGCGCTCCACGCCCTCCCGCGAGACGCCTCGCCCACCCGCTTGCGCAACCGTGACGTCGTCGACGGCCGCCCCCGTGGCTACCTCGGCAAGTTCGGCCTCTCGCGCGTGCGCTTCCGCAAAATGGCGCTCGACGGCGAACTGCCGGGCGTGCGCAAGTCGTCCTGGTGA
- a CDS encoding GTP-binding protein, giving the protein MTHPLIAISSADPVLTDITALSIDAPATDVVGLATNGATATFHETRPGWEAVSELAHAPRTFDIPGDCLTCGLRELILTVVRERILAGCERTILFLPAGLELPHLAPSLGYALETLELGGEPASAGDGGSFADAEAAGDAEAAASRSVGNKPVALLAGVAHLIDVDQATEQLLTHTLASDAGITLIEDDPRCVAEIHMMNLGYADLVLAAGEIDSPGGELVEHLRPHDTLLASTIDSAWAEIAESITHDPVSAVERVHPVTTQAWGGPECHGTWTLELSSQRPFHPARFTEFAEELAAEGACGRGCFWLISRPNTVCSWETAGGQIAVGEAGVWADFPDGIDESGAEISQPRCHIIVTGTGGEEAAERVRRAFHAILCEPDEMAWAGADGLEEWLGGEM; this is encoded by the coding sequence GTGACCCACCCCCTGATCGCCATCTCAAGCGCCGACCCGGTCCTCACCGACATCACCGCACTCTCGATCGACGCGCCCGCCACCGACGTCGTCGGACTCGCCACCAACGGCGCCACCGCAACGTTCCACGAAACACGCCCCGGCTGGGAGGCGGTCAGCGAGCTCGCGCATGCGCCGCGAACGTTCGACATCCCTGGCGACTGCCTAACGTGCGGACTGCGCGAATTAATCCTCACCGTGGTTCGCGAGCGCATTTTGGCTGGCTGCGAGCGCACGATCCTCTTCCTCCCAGCCGGCCTGGAACTGCCCCACCTCGCACCCTCGCTCGGGTACGCGCTCGAGACCCTCGAGTTGGGTGGCGAGCCGGCTAGCGCTGGCGACGGCGGAAGTTTCGCCGATGCCGAAGCCGCGGGCGACGCCGAAGCGGCAGCTAGCCGCAGTGTTGGGAATAAGCCAGTAGCTCTGCTGGCGGGCGTCGCTCACCTGATCGACGTCGACCAGGCGACCGAGCAACTCCTCACCCATACGCTCGCCTCCGATGCAGGGATCACCCTGATCGAGGACGACCCGCGGTGCGTGGCCGAAATCCACATGATGAACCTCGGGTATGCGGATCTGGTGCTTGCGGCGGGCGAGATAGATTCGCCCGGCGGGGAGCTCGTGGAGCACCTGCGCCCGCACGATACGTTGCTCGCCTCCACGATCGATTCGGCGTGGGCGGAGATTGCCGAATCGATCACGCACGATCCGGTAAGCGCAGTGGAGCGCGTACATCCCGTCACGACGCAGGCGTGGGGCGGGCCCGAATGCCACGGCACGTGGACGCTCGAGCTGAGCTCTCAGCGCCCGTTTCACCCGGCGCGTTTCACCGAGTTCGCCGAGGAACTAGCCGCCGAGGGCGCGTGCGGGCGTGGGTGTTTCTGGCTGATTTCACGGCCGAACACCGTGTGTTCGTGGGAAACGGCCGGCGGGCAGATCGCCGTGGGCGAGGCCGGTGTGTGGGCTGATTTCCCGGACGGGATCGATGAATCCGGAGCCGAGATTTCGCAGCCGCGCTGCCACATTATCGTGACGGGAACCGGGGGCGAGGAAGCGGCCGAGCGGGTGCGACGCGCCTTCCACGCGATCCTGTGCGAGCCGGACGAGATGGCTTGGGCCGGAGCCGACGGATTGGAGGAATGGCTCGGCGGAGAAATGTAG